In Diabrotica undecimpunctata isolate CICGRU unplaced genomic scaffold, icDiaUnde3 ctg00000588.1, whole genome shotgun sequence, the following proteins share a genomic window:
- the LOC140431168 gene encoding uncharacterized protein → MSLSIQEKEQIAKKIAQKIPFNNILDEIRDSVVNSNLKRIHLTTRKDLFNIEHAYQLAHPPTWHKNDAISIEAWVNSMKEQGECVLFYKPQGVFYEDYPQFKNEDFILIVMTPSQIEILKKFGGNIICLDGTHGTNSYDFELHTIMVVDEIREGFPCGFLISNRSDHEVLVLFFSEIQKQAGVIQCTAFMSDMAETYFNAWLQTMGAPEKRLYCTWHVDKAWRKNINSKIISKEVRALVYKQLRVLLQERDEKAFERMIIKFVQDQSQNSEMFEFLQYFKQYSKNPQVWAYCYRKHVGINTNMRLERLHRALKYEYLNGKKVKRLDKSILAIMRLVRDKLFQKIISEHKGKLCTTISNIRVRHNESVNIDENLIIRTGNTFTVPSMSSTELYYIQRDVESCLCTLKCEDCGICIHEFYCTCMDSSIKFNMCKHIHAVAQSLKRVDVSQEINLSPEEDNNLSIDSNAAPEVVTILNEISKKKEASEQTNLKKRQDVLIEKLTTLIRSTESIEEIESLETIALSMTPTMVAVRESLTNNDKTLVVKSVSKGNIVPQRRLFSTKKKRSKTNKINVVIPQQKESDEIAMNLLI, encoded by the exons ATGTCATTGTCAATCCAAGAAAAAGAACAAATTGCAAAAAAGATTGCCCAAAAAATaccatttaataatattttggatGAAATTAGAGATTCGGTGGTTAATTCAAATTTGAAAAGAATTCACTTAACTAccagaaaagatttatttaatattgaacATGCTTACCAGCTTGCACATCCACCAACATGGCATAAAAATGATGCTATAAGTATAGAAGCTTGGGTAAATTCAATGAAAGAGCAGGGAGAATGTGTTCTTTTTTATAAGCCTCAAGGTGTTTTTTATGAAGACTATCCCCAGTTTAAAAatgaagattttattttaatagtaaTGACACCGTCGCaaattgaaattttgaaaaaatttgggGGTAACATTATATGCTTAGATGGCACACATGGTACAAATAGCTATGATTTCGAACTTCATACAATTATGGTTGTTGATGAAATTCGAGAAGGCTTTCCCTGTGGTTTTCTAATTTCAAATCGTTCAGACCATGaagttttggtgttatttttttctgaaattcAGAAGCAAGCTGGAGTTATACAGTGTACAGCTTTTATGTCAGATATGGCAGAAACATATTTCAATGCATGGCTCCAAACAATGGGCGCACCAGAGAAGCG GTTATATTGCACATGGCATGTAGATAAAGCTTGGAGGAAGAATATTAATTCGAAAATAATATCAAAAGAAGTTCGT GCTCTTGTATATAAACAACTAAGAGTTCTTCTTCAAGAGAGAGATGAAAAGGCCTTTGAGAGGATGATCATTAAGTTTGTGCAGGATCAAAGCCAAAATTCCGAGATGTTTGagtttttgcaatattttaaacaatattccAAAAATCCACAAGTTTGGGCATATTGCTATAGGAAACATGTTGGAATAAACACAAACATGCGCTTGGAGAGACTTCACAGAGCTTTAAAATATGAGTACCTTAATGGAAAGAAGGTAAAGAGACTAGATAAGTCTATACTGGCCATTATGAGATTAGTCCGGGATAAATTGTTCCAAAAAATTATTTCTGAGCATAAAGGCAAGCTCTGTACAACCATTTCGAATATCAGAGTAAGACACAATGAGTCAGTTAACATAGATGAAAACTTAATCATCAGAACAGGCAATACTTTCACTGTTCCTTCAATGAGTTCCACAGAACTCTATTATATACAAAGGGATGTTGAAAGTTGTTTGTGCACACTAAAATGTGAAGATTGTGGCATTTGCATTCACGAATTTTATTGTACTTGTATGGACTCAAGTATCAAATTTAATATGTGTAAACACATACATGCAGTTGCACAATCATTAAAAAGAGTAGACGTGTCACAGGAAATTAATCTTAGCCCTGAAG AGGATAATAATTTGAGTATTGATAGCAATGCAGCTCCTGAAGTTGTCACTATTCTCaatgaaataagcaaaaaaaaggaAGCATCAGAACAGACCAATCTAAAGAAAAGACAAGATGTCTTAATAGAAAAACTCACCACTCTTATTAGAAGTACAGAATCCATTGAAGAAATAGAATCTCTTGAAACAATCGCCTTATCAATGACTCCCACTATGGTAGCTGTCAGAGAGAGTTTAACAAATAATGATAAAACTTTGGTTGTGAAAAGTGTCTCTAAGGGAAACATAGTACCACAAAGAAGACTGTTTtccacaaaaaagaaaagaagcaaaacaaataaaatcaatGTTGTAATACCACAACAGAAAGAAAGTGATGAAATTGCTATGAATCTGTTAATCTAA